The genomic region CAATAAATTATGGGAAGAAAATATTTCGCTTTTTATGATAACTTCGGATAATGCATTTACGCTAATTCAAACACCATATCAAAAAATCATTTCTTCAAAGCATAACAACAATCGATATGCAATTATTTGTGTAACTGGCACAAACAAAGAATATCAGGAAAAGCCTTCACAAAATGATTTAAAGGACACACGATTATTGCAATTAAATAATCCAATAATTCTTCAAAACGCAAAAAGAATAACCGGAAAAAACACTATTGAAGAAGCAGAACAACTTGTATACCACACAATAGAAACCAAGACTGAAGGAATCCCCATCATACCAGCTCCTTCAATCTTTGAAATTAAAAAAGGTGACTGTACTGAACATGCAATTGCAACTATTGCTCTCCTTAGAGCACTCCACATACCTGCGCGTGCTGTGGTTGGCATGATAGCTGTAAAAGAATATGCAGGTAAAAAAAATGTGTTTGTATTCCACATGTGGGCAGAAGCTTTTTATAATAATAAATGGATACTGGTTGATGCTACGCGACCTGGAAAAAAGAAAACAAATTGTTATATTGCCTTATCACATCACTCACTTGAAACAGAAATGCCACTTAATTTTCTTGAATCTATGGCACAAATACAAAATCTTAAAGTTACCTATCTTTCCGAATAGATTCTAACAGTATACGTAATTGCATAGCAGGATTCATTATCCTGCACATACTCACATACAGTACAACACCTAATGCCACAAGAACAAATGTATACACAATACCTTTCTGATATCCAAAAAACCATTGCACTGCATAAAGCACTACGCCCATTACTACAGCAGCACCACAATACTGTAGCAGTGATGTCATAAAGTTTTTACTTACTGCTACCTTCATTGTATGCATAAGTTTTATAATAAGAGCTATCGCCACAAAAAATAATGAGATGCTGTTTGCCAGAGCAAGACCACCATGCATAAGTGAAGTGCGCATAAGTACAAAGCCCACAACTATATTGAGAGCAACTGCGCTTATAGAAATTTTATTAATGAATGTTGATGCCCTCATGCTGATAAAAAGGGGCATTATAATTCTTACTACTGCAAAGGCAGGAATACCCACTGCGGCATACGCAAGCGCTGTATAGGTCATGGCTGTTTCATAGCTATAAAAATTACCATGTTCAAAAAAAGTGGCAAGGATGATCCTGCCTGTTGCAATAAGGCCTGCACTGGCAGGAAATGCAATAAATAATGACGCCTGTAGTATTTTAGTTATTGTTGATTGCAGTTGATCAATTTTTTGCTGTGCCCACAAATGCGATATTTCAGGATGATATGCATTGCTCATTGAAATTATAAATACACCGCTTACAATTTCAATGAATCTATCAGCATAATATAGATAGCTTACGCTTCCTTGTTGTAATGTTGATGCCATCATTGTATTTACAAGGACGTTAACGTGATATACTGCAACACCCATCACTGAAGATACCACCATACGTGACATATCAAAATATATATTCTTTTCAACTGACTGTATCCTTAAACGAACACCAGTCTTTGACAACGGAAACACCACAGTCAAGCACTGCATCACACCACCGGCTACCACACCTGCTGCAAGCCACATTACATTTGAATACATATAGGCAAAATAGCAAAAAAGAATGATACCCACATTAAGCAATAGTGGTGACAGTGCGGGTATAAAGAAAATACCACTAGTGTTTAAGATACCCATGGCAAATGCAACAATGCTTGCACACAAACAATATACGAACATCATTCGCAATAATACAACTGAAAGGTCTAAGACATCCGCACTAAATCCAAAGCCCAAAATCCCAGCTATAAACGGTGCTGCAAATATACCTGCTATTGATATGAACACCCCTGCAATAAAATATACTGAAAATAGTCTTTGTGCCATTTGCTTTCTTTCTTCTTTTTGGCGATAGCTCATAATAACAGACACCAGCGGTAGAGATAGTGTACCTTCAGCAACAAGCCGTCGCACCAGATTAGGGATTCTGAATGCAGCAAAAAATGCATCAATCTGCCATGAAGCGCCAAAGATCCAGGCAATAACCATATCGCGCACAAAACCAAGTATTCTGCTCAATGTAGTTGCTAAAGCAATATATGTAGTTGACCGTAGAGAGTTCATACAATTAATGTATTGACATATTTACTATTACATCACAGTAATTATATTAAAACACTTTTTGAATAATGCATGTGTTCCTCTTTTTCTAGAGGATGTTTCAGAATAAGCTAATACTTATTGATTGAACATTTTCAGCACCAATTGCATACAGTACAACTATTGAATCAACAACAATTTCAAGGATACATTATATGAGTCATCCTTTAATTACGAGCATAACATTTTTTGCGTTACTTTCAGTATTTAGTATATTTGTTCCAGATGTTGAAGCCGTCAATTATTACGAAGCTGGATGCCGCTATTATGTCCACAAAAATTGGGAAAAAGCAAAAGAAAATTTTTTAAAAGATATTGAAACCACAGATAGAGGGGATTCATATTATTTTATTGGAGAAATTGAAAAAAACAGGGGCAACCTTGATGCGGCACTGGAGTATTTTGAAAAAGCTGTCGCTCGCAAAATGACCCCCAAATACCGTAATTTAGCATACTGGAACCTGATTGTAATCTACGAATCAAAATCCAACTTCCCAAAGACTATCAAAACATGTAAATACTTTTATGAAGTACTTGGCGAGGCATCAGCAAAAACAAAAGCAGAAAACCTCATTAACAAGCTCATGTGGACCGAAAATGAAGATGCACGTAAAGAATATGAAGAAGGTCTCAATACCAAATCAAAGGATTATATGGTAGCGTTGCAGCATTTTAGACAGGCTGCAAT from Spirochaetota bacterium harbors:
- a CDS encoding transglutaminase domain-containing protein, whose translation is MKKLFAIAITTVVAGCVVYIYSQPLPSSFSTVTIDNITNKLWEENISLFMITSDNAFTLIQTPYQKIISSKHNNNRYAIICVTGTNKEYQEKPSQNDLKDTRLLQLNNPIILQNAKRITGKNTIEEAEQLVYHTIETKTEGIPIIPAPSIFEIKKGDCTEHAIATIALLRALHIPARAVVGMIAVKEYAGKKNVFVFHMWAEAFYNNKWILVDATRPGKKKTNCYIALSHHSLETEMPLNFLESMAQIQNLKVTYLSE
- the murJ gene encoding murein biosynthesis integral membrane protein MurJ → MNSLRSTTYIALATTLSRILGFVRDMVIAWIFGASWQIDAFFAAFRIPNLVRRLVAEGTLSLPLVSVIMSYRQKEERKQMAQRLFSVYFIAGVFISIAGIFAAPFIAGILGFGFSADVLDLSVVLLRMMFVYCLCASIVAFAMGILNTSGIFFIPALSPLLLNVGIILFCYFAYMYSNVMWLAAGVVAGGVMQCLTVVFPLSKTGVRLRIQSVEKNIYFDMSRMVVSSVMGVAVYHVNVLVNTMMASTLQQGSVSYLYYADRFIEIVSGVFIISMSNAYHPEISHLWAQQKIDQLQSTITKILQASLFIAFPASAGLIATGRIILATFFEHGNFYSYETAMTYTALAYAAVGIPAFAVVRIIMPLFISMRASTFINKISISAVALNIVVGFVLMRTSLMHGGLALANSISLFFVAIALIIKLMHTMKVAVSKNFMTSLLQYCGAAVVMGVVLYAVQWFFGYQKGIVYTFVLVALGVVLYVSMCRIMNPAMQLRILLESIRKDR